A single region of the Thioalkalivibrio nitratireducens DSM 14787 genome encodes:
- a CDS encoding glycine cleavage system protein H, whose amino-acid sequence MGVVRGCEVPEDLLYNIDNNVWIRKESDGTATVGLTSYACSLAGQIVSYTPKKVGKAVKKDKSCATVESGKWVGPAKTPVSGEVVATNDAVAAKPGLINEDPYGEGWLVKIKPDDWDGETGDLKTGGDALAAFEAKMDSDGFGGC is encoded by the coding sequence ATGGGCGTAGTGCGGGGCTGTGAGGTTCCTGAGGACCTGCTTTACAACATTGACAATAATGTCTGGATCCGCAAGGAGAGCGACGGAACCGCTACCGTGGGTTTGACCTCCTATGCGTGCTCGCTGGCCGGGCAGATCGTTTCCTATACGCCGAAGAAGGTCGGCAAGGCGGTCAAGAAGGACAAGTCCTGCGCCACCGTCGAGTCGGGCAAATGGGTCGGGCCGGCGAAGACGCCGGTCTCCGGTGAGGTGGTCGCGACCAACGACGCGGTGGCCGCGAAGCCCGGGTTGATCAACGAGGATCCCTACGGCGAGGGCTGGCTCGTGAAGATCAAGCCGGATGACTGGGATGGCGAGACCGGAGACCTGAAGACCGGCGGCGATGCGCTGGCCGCGTTCGAGGCAAAGATGGACAGCGACGGCTTCGGCGGCTGCTGA
- a CDS encoding CoB--CoM heterodisulfide reductase iron-sulfur subunit B family protein: MAKVAYYPGCALEGSGGPYDRSTRHLVKALGLEMENLRDYNCCGAMEVKNVHPMLQTYLSARNLAIASEQMGLDTVMAPCNGCYHNLKKAEFETATSQQVMDTVQDLARKADDPVYTGDVRTLHLLEWLMEELGPDGIKQRMTRSLNGIRIANYYGCMYTRPRQIFPEKDQGPGSESSYQPHFMDDLLAAAGAVNVEYPLKTACCGGAHTLSDSDTSTQLVLNLLQSAEDSGAEVIATECPTCHSGLEMHQVRAETEFGIRTGVKVLYFTQLLGLALGLSPRKLGIHENVSDSIGLLKEKGVI; this comes from the coding sequence ATGGCTAAGGTTGCATACTACCCCGGCTGCGCGCTGGAGGGGTCCGGCGGCCCTTACGACCGCTCGACCCGGCACCTGGTGAAGGCGCTGGGCCTGGAGATGGAGAACCTGCGCGACTACAACTGCTGCGGCGCGATGGAGGTGAAGAACGTCCACCCGATGCTGCAGACGTACCTGTCCGCGCGCAACCTGGCGATCGCCTCCGAACAGATGGGGCTCGACACCGTGATGGCGCCCTGCAACGGCTGCTACCACAACCTGAAGAAGGCCGAGTTCGAGACCGCGACTTCGCAGCAGGTGATGGACACGGTGCAGGATCTCGCGCGCAAGGCAGACGACCCGGTGTACACGGGCGACGTGCGCACGCTGCACCTGCTCGAGTGGCTGATGGAGGAGCTGGGACCGGACGGCATCAAGCAGAGGATGACCAGGAGCCTGAACGGGATCCGGATCGCGAACTACTACGGCTGCATGTATACGCGGCCGCGGCAGATTTTCCCCGAGAAGGACCAGGGTCCCGGCTCCGAGTCCAGCTACCAGCCGCATTTCATGGACGACCTGCTCGCCGCGGCCGGCGCGGTGAACGTTGAGTACCCGCTGAAGACGGCCTGCTGCGGCGGTGCGCACACGCTGTCGGACTCCGACACCTCGACCCAGCTGGTGCTGAACCTGCTGCAGTCGGCGGAGGATTCCGGCGCTGAGGTCATCGCGACCGAGTGTCCGACCTGTCACTCGGGCCTCGAAATGCACCAGGTGCGTGCCGAGACCGAGTTCGGGATCAGGACTGGCGTCAAGGTGCTGTACTTCACCCAGCTGCTGGGTCTGGCGCTGGGTCTGTCCCCGCGCAAGCTCGGCATCCACGAGAACGTCAGCGACTCGATCGGCCTGCTGAAGGAGAAGGGCGTCATTTGA
- a CDS encoding DsrE family protein has product MLMTAEHYLDNEGQKVVIIMTSGPSEPARCATPFYLGSVLAAMDNEVRIFFTMEGVRLMQTGVAEGMAAMEGGKPIIDFIRDAKRAGVALHVCHPALPGYKIEPSTDLIPEVDEVNRASELADLLLQSDKTLTF; this is encoded by the coding sequence ATGTTGATGACGGCGGAACACTATCTCGACAACGAGGGACAAAAGGTCGTGATCATTATGACTTCGGGGCCCTCCGAGCCGGCACGCTGTGCGACACCGTTCTATCTTGGTTCGGTGCTAGCCGCGATGGACAACGAGGTGCGGATTTTTTTCACGATGGAGGGTGTGCGCCTGATGCAGACCGGCGTTGCAGAGGGCATGGCGGCCATGGAGGGCGGAAAACCGATTATCGATTTCATTCGCGATGCAAAGCGTGCGGGTGTCGCGCTGCATGTTTGCCACCCCGCTTTGCCGGGGTATAAAATCGAGCCATCCACCGACCTCATTCCCGAGGTCGATGAGGTGAACCGGGCCAGCGAGCTTGCCGACCTGCTTTTGCAAAGCGACAAGACACTTACCTTTTAG
- a CDS encoding glycine cleavage system protein H encodes MECNGCEFHPELFYDDEFQVWLRREDDDTLTVGMTDLAQTIAGKIIHVRVRRPGTRRPPGKPVATIESGKWAGPVPNFIDCTIVEANSQVLENPVLLNSDPYNAWIARVEAVEGADAALRAFLTGDEAEDGYCHRVRDEDIHCQRSTR; translated from the coding sequence ATGGAATGCAACGGCTGCGAGTTTCACCCGGAACTGTTTTATGACGACGAGTTCCAGGTCTGGCTCCGGCGCGAGGACGACGACACCCTGACCGTGGGTATGACCGACCTTGCACAGACTATCGCGGGCAAGATCATTCATGTGCGGGTCCGCCGGCCTGGTACGCGTCGCCCGCCGGGCAAGCCGGTGGCCACGATCGAGAGCGGAAAGTGGGCTGGCCCGGTCCCGAACTTCATCGACTGCACGATCGTCGAAGCCAATTCGCAGGTGCTGGAGAATCCGGTCCTGCTGAATTCGGACCCGTACAATGCCTGGATCGCGCGCGTCGAGGCCGTGGAGGGTGCCGACGCCGCGCTGCGCGCATTTCTTACGGGCGACGAGGCCGAAGACGGCTATTGCCACCGTGTGCGCGACGAGGACATCCATTGCCAGCGCAGCACGCGCTGA